In Stenotrophomonas sp. ASS1, the following proteins share a genomic window:
- a CDS encoding glycosyltransferase, translated as MAHIHLLAADNQRGLSHDIQVIERSLQQLGHTVTVSRLDAVRNGGAWKLRGMRLRRLLASWLSLGRTPARFDINISLEHVRPASFGLAEVNLLIPNPEWVSARSLRILPRFDALLTKTEDATRIFNALGMRALEVGFCSRDRYDPAVPRRPRSFLHAAGTSRMKGTAALVNVWKRHPEWPLLTILRGGPSDEDEGGAANLRIVRERLPDQEVQRLQNEHAFHLCLSQTEGWGHYLVEAMSCGAVVITCDGAPMNQMIDDSRGILVAAHEGAPCHLSRTWHVDEKALEQAVERALAMDEAEWTRLGANARAWHLASEVAFPRRLGEALAKL; from the coding sequence ATGGCGCATATCCACCTGCTGGCCGCCGACAACCAGCGTGGCCTGTCCCATGACATCCAGGTGATCGAGCGCTCGTTGCAGCAGCTCGGGCACACGGTGACGGTCAGCCGTCTGGACGCGGTGCGCAATGGGGGGGCCTGGAAGCTCCGCGGGATGCGCCTGCGCAGGCTGCTGGCCTCGTGGCTGAGCCTGGGGCGCACGCCGGCCCGGTTCGACATCAACATCTCGCTGGAGCATGTCCGGCCGGCAAGCTTCGGACTGGCCGAGGTCAATCTGTTGATTCCGAATCCGGAATGGGTGTCCGCACGCAGCCTGCGGATCCTGCCGCGGTTCGATGCGTTGTTGACCAAGACCGAAGACGCCACGCGCATCTTCAATGCGCTGGGCATGCGCGCGCTGGAAGTCGGTTTCTGCAGCCGTGACCGCTACGACCCGGCGGTGCCGCGCAGACCGCGCAGCTTCCTGCATGCAGCTGGTACCAGTCGCATGAAGGGGACGGCTGCACTCGTCAATGTCTGGAAGCGGCACCCAGAGTGGCCCTTGCTGACCATCCTGCGCGGCGGCCCTTCGGACGAAGATGAGGGCGGGGCCGCGAACCTGCGGATCGTCCGCGAGCGCCTGCCCGACCAGGAGGTGCAGCGCCTGCAGAACGAACATGCGTTCCACCTGTGCCTGTCGCAGACCGAAGGCTGGGGCCATTACCTGGTGGAAGCGATGAGCTGCGGGGCGGTGGTGATCACCTGCGACGGCGCGCCGATGAATCAGATGATCGACGACAGCCGCGGCATCCTGGTTGCCGCGCACGAGGGCGCGCCCTGCCATCTGTCCAGGACCTGGCATGTGGATGAGAAGGCGCTGGAACAGGCCGTCGAGCGTGCGCTGGCGATGGATGAGGCCGAGTGGACCCGGCTGGGCGCCAATGCACGCGCATGGCACCTGGCCAGCGAAGTGGCGTTCCCACGCCGGCTGGGCGAGGCCCTGGCCAAGCTTTGA
- a CDS encoding barstar family protein, translating into MTRILHIEGASINDIASLYVEINRVFMADEDWQLGASLDALDDLLHGGYGALAGHATATVVWRDIAHSREALGRETTRAWLQSKLDQGGRFNGPAIHAQLTALSLGQGQTYFEIVMEIFGSHPQITLVPG; encoded by the coding sequence ATGACACGGATCCTGCACATCGAAGGCGCGTCCATCAACGACATCGCCAGCCTCTACGTGGAAATCAATCGTGTATTCATGGCCGACGAAGACTGGCAGCTGGGCGCAAGCCTGGACGCGCTTGATGACCTGCTGCACGGGGGCTACGGCGCGCTCGCCGGTCATGCCACCGCCACGGTGGTGTGGCGCGACATCGCCCACAGCCGCGAGGCACTGGGCCGCGAGACCACACGCGCCTGGCTGCAGTCGAAACTCGATCAGGGCGGCAGGTTCAACGGTCCGGCCATCCACGCTCAGTTGACGGCACTGTCACTTGGCCAGGGACAGACCTACTTCGAGATCGTCATGGAGATCTTCGGCAGCCATCCGCAGATCACCCTGGTGCCAGGCTGA
- a CDS encoding methyl-accepting chemotaxis protein produces the protein MLALRNLRVGSRLGAGFGLLLLFIMAIVGLVLYGNQLKSAQFEKVVDVNMVKMRLLNDMLDTNNAVLMHRRLMVIKRGDEFDKDYQRAQELSRTYDGIWAKYIKIPRDATGDTLVARIEAARKATDASTQQLHERMKAGDFDGAAKELLAEHGLATAWNESISALLRHQETLTERSREEYRATESWTGTLSIAFGALSLLLGTLAAWAITRSLTRPLEGAVKLADGIASGRLDSSIDATGNDEVTQLLKSMQRMQAQLQSVMAAQGELARQHDAGSLSYRMDESAFPGDYGRMVHETNALVGSHVQVQNRLIEVMKHYARGDLSVDMDPLPGEKAAITQAMDETKSSLSAINSEIRRLATAAAAGDFSLRGDEDRFAYDFRDMVAGLNRLMQTTDENLVQVSTLLQAISRGDLTVRMRGDFHGVFARMRDDCNATVDQLKQIVGRIQSSASSINLAAGEIASGNTDLSRRTEQQAANLEETAASMEELTSTVKQNAEHARQANQLAIGAHGVASQGGEVVGQVVTTMSAIEASSKKIAEIISVIDGIAFQTNILALNAAVEAARAGEQGRGFAVVASEVRTLAQRSAGAAKEIKGLIEDSVGKVADGSALVRQAGTTMGEIVASVQRVTDIMADISAASQEQSSGIEQVNQAVVQMDETTQQNAALVEEASAAARSMEEQANLLAEAVSVFRTGAVTAAAAVRPALAAVAASVAPVRRPAVLSPRIEPTLAANAGGWEEF, from the coding sequence ATGCTTGCCTTACGTAATCTCCGTGTGGGATCCCGGCTTGGCGCCGGCTTCGGTCTGCTGCTGCTGTTCATCATGGCCATCGTCGGCCTGGTGCTGTATGGGAATCAGCTGAAATCCGCCCAGTTCGAGAAAGTGGTGGACGTCAACATGGTGAAGATGCGCCTGTTGAATGACATGCTTGATACCAACAACGCGGTGCTGATGCATCGTCGCCTGATGGTGATCAAGCGGGGTGACGAGTTCGACAAGGATTACCAGCGTGCCCAGGAGTTGTCGCGGACCTATGACGGTATCTGGGCCAAGTACATCAAGATTCCGCGTGACGCTACCGGCGATACCCTGGTCGCGCGCATCGAGGCGGCCCGCAAGGCCACCGATGCATCAACCCAGCAATTGCATGAGCGCATGAAGGCGGGGGATTTCGATGGTGCAGCGAAGGAGCTGCTGGCCGAGCACGGATTGGCAACGGCCTGGAATGAATCCATTTCGGCCCTGCTGCGCCACCAGGAAACACTGACCGAACGCAGCCGCGAAGAGTACCGCGCAACTGAATCGTGGACCGGCACGCTGTCGATCGCGTTCGGGGCACTGAGCCTGTTGCTGGGGACGTTGGCGGCCTGGGCGATCACCCGCAGCCTGACCCGCCCGCTGGAAGGAGCGGTGAAGCTGGCCGACGGCATCGCCAGTGGCCGCCTGGACAGCAGCATCGACGCCACCGGCAACGATGAGGTGACCCAGCTGCTGAAGTCGATGCAGCGCATGCAGGCACAGCTGCAGTCGGTGATGGCGGCACAGGGGGAGCTGGCCCGCCAGCACGATGCCGGCAGCCTCAGCTACCGCATGGACGAGAGCGCGTTCCCCGGTGACTACGGGCGCATGGTGCATGAGACCAATGCGCTGGTTGGATCGCACGTGCAGGTACAGAACCGGCTGATCGAGGTGATGAAACACTACGCACGCGGCGATCTGTCGGTGGACATGGACCCGCTGCCCGGTGAGAAGGCGGCGATCACCCAGGCGATGGACGAAACCAAGTCCAGCCTGTCGGCGATCAACAGCGAGATCCGCCGGTTGGCGACAGCGGCTGCGGCAGGCGACTTCAGCCTGCGCGGCGACGAAGATCGCTTCGCCTATGATTTCCGCGACATGGTGGCCGGGCTCAACCGCCTGATGCAGACCACCGACGAGAACCTGGTGCAGGTCTCGACCCTGCTGCAGGCCATCTCGCGCGGCGACCTGACCGTGCGCATGCGGGGTGATTTCCATGGCGTGTTCGCGCGCATGCGTGATGACTGCAACGCCACCGTCGACCAGCTCAAGCAGATCGTCGGCCGCATCCAGTCCAGCGCCTCCAGCATCAATCTGGCCGCAGGTGAAATCGCTTCTGGCAACACCGACCTGTCGCGGCGTACCGAACAGCAGGCGGCAAACCTGGAAGAAACGGCAGCATCGATGGAGGAACTGACCTCCACCGTGAAGCAGAATGCCGAGCATGCACGGCAGGCCAACCAATTGGCCATCGGCGCGCATGGTGTTGCTTCCCAGGGCGGTGAAGTGGTGGGCCAGGTGGTCACCACGATGTCGGCCATCGAGGCATCGTCGAAGAAGATCGCCGAGATCATCAGCGTCATCGACGGCATCGCCTTCCAGACCAATATCCTCGCGCTGAACGCGGCGGTCGAAGCTGCGCGTGCCGGCGAGCAGGGCAGGGGCTTTGCAGTGGTGGCCAGCGAAGTGCGTACGCTGGCGCAGCGCTCGGCGGGTGCGGCCAAGGAGATCAAGGGGCTGATCGAGGATTCGGTCGGCAAGGTCGCCGACGGCTCGGCACTGGTCCGCCAGGCGGGCACCACGATGGGCGAGATCGTGGCCTCGGTGCAGCGCGTGACCGACATCATGGCCGATATCTCTGCTGCCTCCCAGGAGCAGAGCTCGGGCATCGAACAGGTCAACCAGGCGGTGGTGCAGATGGATGAGACCACGCAGCAGAATGCGGCGCTGGTCGAGGAAGCCAGTGCTGCAGCGCGCTCGATGGAGGAGCAGGCCAACCTGCTGGCCGAGGCGGTTTCGGTGTTCCGCACGGGGGCGGTGACCGCCGCCGCCGCGGTGCGCCCGGCGCTGGCAGCCGTGGCGGCATCGGTTGCGCCGGTGCGCCGGCCCGCGGTGCTGTCGCCGCGGATCGAGCCGACGCTGGCCGCCAATGCGGGTGGCTGGGAAGAGTTCTAG
- a CDS encoding glycine zipper 2TM domain-containing protein, protein MAMKTSTRLLVLGTLLAASSVAGAQTYGPRDEGRKFNDGSRVVCKNVEVQRNSRDPNRITGTATGAVIGGLLGNQVGGGNGKKLATVAGAVAGGAAGRQIQGNSQQKNGDRVVERRCERVYR, encoded by the coding sequence ATGGCCATGAAGACCTCGACCCGATTGCTTGTGCTGGGCACCCTGCTGGCAGCTTCGTCGGTGGCCGGCGCGCAGACCTATGGCCCGCGCGATGAGGGACGCAAGTTCAACGACGGCAGCCGCGTGGTCTGCAAGAACGTGGAAGTGCAGCGCAACTCGCGCGATCCGAACCGCATCACGGGTACCGCTACCGGCGCCGTGATCGGTGGCCTGCTCGGCAATCAGGTGGGCGGCGGCAATGGCAAGAAACTGGCCACCGTGGCCGGTGCCGTTGCAGGTGGTGCAGCCGGTCGCCAGATCCAGGGCAACAGCCAGCAGAAGAACGGCGACCGCGTGGTGGAACGTCGCTGCGAACGCGTCTACCGCTGA
- a CDS encoding ABC transporter permease produces the protein MSALWRSLRQTLMAVLCDRYAIVVMVGAVILYSFFYPAAYRHQVAGNLPVLVVDEDHSATSRELLRKLDALRVARVVGQPADIDSARQQLEAGHAEGIVLIPANLERDILRGHPAKLVLLGNGAYLGRASWVLGSVADALGAFGRDAVVGQAAFMGAPQAPPVTLVQRPLYNTQEGYGSAIVPGVAELIVHQTLLMGIGVLLGGRRLALGRRLRFDLPTLAGMALGFGLIGLFGLFYYAGFTAWVQDYPRGGNPLGQLLGGTLFIAATVAFGLFVGSFFRTRERAFQYIIATSIPLFFLANLSWPAVMTPQPLVWLAQLLPTTSGINLMVRLNQMDASLAEVSHELITLTALLVLYGSLASWRLLAKKGTEGIKS, from the coding sequence ATGAGCGCACTGTGGCGCAGCCTGCGGCAGACCCTGATGGCGGTGCTGTGCGACCGCTATGCGATCGTGGTGATGGTCGGCGCGGTGATCCTGTACTCGTTCTTCTACCCGGCCGCGTATCGCCACCAGGTGGCCGGCAACCTGCCGGTACTGGTGGTGGATGAAGACCACAGCGCGACCAGCCGCGAGCTGCTGCGCAAGCTCGATGCACTCCGTGTTGCGCGCGTGGTCGGGCAACCGGCAGACATCGACAGCGCGCGCCAGCAGCTGGAAGCCGGCCACGCCGAAGGCATCGTGCTGATCCCGGCCAACCTGGAGCGCGACATCCTGCGCGGCCATCCGGCCAAGCTGGTGCTGCTCGGCAACGGCGCCTACCTGGGCCGTGCCAGTTGGGTGCTGGGCAGCGTGGCCGATGCACTGGGCGCGTTCGGACGTGATGCCGTGGTCGGCCAGGCCGCCTTCATGGGCGCACCGCAGGCACCGCCGGTCACGCTGGTGCAGCGCCCGCTGTACAACACCCAGGAAGGCTACGGCAGCGCCATCGTGCCGGGAGTGGCCGAGCTGATCGTGCACCAGACCCTGCTGATGGGCATCGGCGTCCTGCTCGGTGGCCGTCGCCTCGCACTCGGCCGGCGCCTGCGCTTCGACCTGCCGACCCTGGCTGGCATGGCGTTGGGCTTCGGCCTGATCGGCCTGTTCGGCCTGTTCTACTACGCCGGCTTCACCGCCTGGGTGCAGGACTATCCGCGCGGCGGCAACCCATTGGGCCAGCTGCTCGGCGGCACCTTGTTCATCGCCGCCACCGTGGCCTTCGGCCTGTTCGTCGGCAGTTTCTTCCGCACCCGCGAACGCGCCTTCCAGTACATCATCGCCACCTCGATCCCGCTGTTCTTCCTGGCCAACCTGTCGTGGCCGGCAGTGATGACGCCACAACCGCTGGTCTGGCTGGCGCAGCTGTTGCCGACCACCTCGGGCATCAACCTGATGGTGCGCCTGAACCAGATGGACGCCAGCCTGGCCGAAGTCAGCCACGAACTGATCACCCTCACCGCCCTGCTTGTGCTCTACGGCAGCCTTGCCAGCTGGCGCCTCCTCGCAAAAAAGGGGACGGAGGGGATTAAGTCGTAA
- a CDS encoding ABC transporter permease has protein sequence MAPALSPDSSSFAANWRRELRSLRGNRADLLLVTLLPLLMLAVMAWMFTPSVMRDIPIAVVDLDHSSDSRLLLRMLDASPGVRIASQPADMQDARSQLRRLDVFAIVLVPRDVTRQALRGRQGTVFAYYNATYMTTGQSAARDIGDAVSAWNARLLRERIGLQVGPGKLRAAPIAVQSDILYNPARSYELFLLPLIFPAVLSLVLALAVAGSLGREIRDGSLPAWLGRTPWPAIAGKIAPYVLLFSLYGALGIGYLAWLRGDGVAGSVLLLLLAQPLFYLATAAYALFFVGVTRDMGTALSAVGLSIGTALAFSSATFPVLDGPLFTRIWHQLLPLSAYIKLQTQQQFIGSPLQVSVWPLATLLLMSVVAGGIGGLRLIAFARTPEAAQPAGADA, from the coding sequence ATGGCCCCAGCACTGAGCCCCGACAGCAGCAGCTTCGCCGCCAACTGGCGGCGCGAGCTGCGGTCGCTGCGCGGCAACCGCGCCGACCTGCTGCTGGTCACCCTGCTGCCGCTGCTGATGCTGGCCGTGATGGCGTGGATGTTCACGCCCTCGGTGATGCGCGACATCCCGATCGCCGTGGTCGACCTCGACCACAGCAGCGACAGCCGCCTGCTGCTGCGCATGCTCGATGCCAGCCCCGGCGTGCGCATCGCCAGCCAGCCTGCGGACATGCAAGATGCACGTTCGCAGCTGCGTCGGCTGGATGTATTCGCCATCGTACTGGTGCCGCGCGATGTCACCCGGCAGGCGTTGCGTGGACGCCAGGGCACGGTGTTCGCCTATTACAACGCCACCTACATGACCACCGGCCAGTCCGCGGCGCGCGATATCGGCGACGCGGTCTCGGCCTGGAACGCACGCCTGCTGCGCGAGCGCATCGGCCTGCAGGTCGGCCCGGGCAAGCTGCGTGCGGCACCGATCGCGGTGCAGTCGGACATCCTGTACAACCCGGCGCGCAGCTACGAGCTGTTCCTGCTGCCGCTGATCTTCCCAGCGGTGCTGTCACTGGTACTGGCGCTTGCCGTGGCCGGCAGTCTCGGCCGCGAGATCCGCGACGGCAGCCTGCCCGCCTGGCTCGGCCGCACACCGTGGCCGGCGATTGCCGGCAAGATCGCGCCGTACGTCCTGCTGTTCTCGCTGTATGGCGCGCTCGGCATCGGCTACCTGGCCTGGCTGCGCGGTGATGGTGTGGCCGGCAGCGTGCTCCTGCTGCTGCTCGCTCAACCCCTGTTCTATCTGGCTACTGCGGCCTACGCGTTGTTCTTCGTCGGCGTCACCCGCGACATGGGTACCGCGCTGTCCGCGGTCGGCCTCAGCATCGGTACTGCACTGGCGTTCTCCAGCGCCACCTTCCCGGTGCTGGATGGCCCCCTGTTCACCCGCATCTGGCATCAGCTGCTGCCGCTCAGCGCCTATATCAAGCTGCAGACCCAGCAACAGTTCATCGGTTCGCCGCTGCAGGTTTCGGTATGGCCGCTGGCCACGTTGCTGCTGATGTCAGTGGTGGCTGGCGGCATCGGTGGGCTGCGCCTGATCGCCTTCGCGCGTACGCCCGAAGCCGCGCAACCGGCGGGGGCCGACGCATGA
- a CDS encoding efflux RND transporter periplasmic adaptor subunit: protein MSDVLHDDATTPPAKRRLGPILIVVLLVVVVLGLWLAWRSPADQIQGMADADTINVAAKITARVAELKVREGDRVQPGQVLFLLDSPEVAAKEQQAHGALAAAQAVADKADEGARSEDIRAAEANWKRAEAGATLAEATYQRVQNLFNEGVMTRQKRDEAHAQATSSRELARAARAQYDMALAGAREQDKRAAQGQVQQAQGAVAEVNAARVEVEGRAPVAGEINKRMADPGELVPAGYPVFTLVDIDRMWVAMNLRESQMQGLKVGSKLQGSVPALGQDGEFEVYFINPAGDYATWRTTRQSSGYDVRSFEVRVRPVRRIEGFRPGMSVLFAWPQH, encoded by the coding sequence ATGAGTGATGTGCTGCACGACGATGCAACTACGCCCCCGGCCAAGCGCCGTCTGGGCCCGATCCTGATAGTGGTGCTGCTGGTCGTGGTGGTGCTCGGCCTGTGGCTGGCCTGGCGCAGTCCGGCCGACCAGATCCAGGGCATGGCCGATGCGGACACGATCAACGTGGCCGCCAAGATCACCGCGCGCGTGGCCGAACTGAAGGTGCGCGAGGGCGACCGCGTGCAGCCCGGGCAGGTGCTGTTCCTGCTCGACAGCCCCGAAGTGGCCGCCAAGGAGCAGCAGGCGCACGGCGCATTGGCCGCCGCACAGGCGGTGGCCGACAAGGCCGACGAAGGTGCGCGCAGCGAGGACATCCGCGCCGCCGAAGCGAACTGGAAGCGGGCTGAAGCCGGTGCGACGCTGGCTGAAGCCACCTACCAGCGCGTGCAGAACCTGTTCAACGAAGGGGTGATGACCCGGCAGAAGCGCGATGAAGCGCATGCCCAGGCCACCAGCTCGCGCGAACTGGCCCGTGCCGCCCGCGCGCAGTACGACATGGCCTTGGCCGGCGCACGCGAGCAGGACAAGCGTGCCGCGCAGGGCCAGGTGCAGCAGGCACAGGGCGCGGTGGCCGAAGTCAACGCCGCGCGTGTCGAAGTGGAAGGGCGCGCGCCGGTGGCCGGCGAGATCAACAAGCGCATGGCCGACCCCGGCGAACTGGTGCCAGCGGGCTATCCGGTGTTCACCCTGGTCGACATCGACCGCATGTGGGTGGCGATGAACCTGCGCGAATCGCAGATGCAGGGCCTGAAGGTCGGCAGCAAGCTGCAGGGCAGCGTGCCGGCGCTTGGCCAGGACGGCGAGTTCGAGGTTTATTTCATCAATCCGGCCGGTGACTATGCGACCTGGCGGACCACCCGCCAGTCGTCCGGCTACGACGTCCGCAGCTTCGAGGTGCGGGTGCGCCCGGTACGCCGCATCGAGGGCTTCCGCCCCGGCATGAGCGTGCTGTTCGCATGGCCCCAGCACTGA
- a CDS encoding TolC family protein — MGVIGRRTRMHCAKAALALALTTCLPLAAQAQTLTDAPALDWEQARQRLEQVSDALAAADAAVRNKQDLQDATRLLRLPEITGEVRRLQFQKTLTLPLGSLAPVAEAYGIDSPLSFTERDWRTRPVVTAVLPLYTGGVIPAAQRAASAAHEQASAEREAQRQSLAVQLAQAYFGQRLAEQAVDVRRDVRDGLNRHLSDAEKLEREGFATRAQRLQATVARDKAEREYQKTVNDLATLKAALATLLRSGGEVQPVSPLFVRRVPLEPVASFERTAQARQPQIARLRAMVAQAEQGVRVQQAKLKPQIFAFGQYDFRRRDEMLTDPDWAFGIGLKYTFLSPNSRPAQISAARAQQEQAEAGLREAENQVALGVRKAWNELETARQQYVLLDSSIAQAQENLRLQELAFREGQATSLDVIDARLGLGGARVERAQAAYQYDIALAQLLEVSGQMDRFEEFRRRADEVIDHE, encoded by the coding sequence ATGGGCGTGATCGGCCGACGTACAAGGATGCACTGCGCGAAGGCCGCGCTGGCGCTGGCGCTGACGACCTGCCTGCCACTGGCTGCGCAGGCGCAGACCCTCACCGATGCACCCGCATTGGACTGGGAGCAGGCACGGCAGCGCCTGGAGCAGGTCTCCGATGCACTGGCCGCCGCCGATGCAGCGGTACGCAACAAGCAGGACCTGCAGGACGCCACCCGCCTGCTGCGCCTGCCGGAGATCACCGGCGAAGTGCGCCGCCTGCAGTTCCAGAAGACCCTCACCCTGCCACTGGGTTCGCTGGCACCGGTGGCCGAGGCCTATGGCATCGACTCGCCGCTGTCGTTCACCGAACGCGACTGGCGTACCCGCCCGGTGGTGACGGCGGTGCTGCCGTTGTACACCGGCGGCGTGATTCCGGCCGCGCAACGTGCCGCCAGCGCTGCCCACGAGCAGGCCAGCGCCGAGCGCGAGGCTCAGCGCCAATCGCTGGCCGTGCAGCTGGCCCAGGCCTATTTCGGCCAGCGCCTGGCCGAGCAGGCAGTGGATGTGCGGCGCGACGTACGCGATGGCCTGAACCGCCACCTGTCCGACGCAGAGAAGCTGGAACGCGAGGGCTTCGCCACCCGCGCCCAGCGCCTGCAGGCCACCGTGGCTCGCGACAAGGCCGAGCGCGAATACCAGAAAACGGTGAACGACTTGGCCACGCTGAAGGCCGCGCTGGCCACGCTGCTGCGCAGTGGTGGCGAGGTGCAGCCGGTGTCGCCGCTGTTCGTGCGGCGCGTGCCGCTGGAACCGGTGGCCAGCTTCGAGCGCACGGCGCAGGCGCGCCAGCCGCAGATCGCACGCCTGCGGGCGATGGTGGCGCAGGCAGAACAGGGCGTGCGCGTGCAGCAGGCCAAGCTGAAGCCGCAGATCTTCGCCTTCGGCCAGTACGACTTCCGCCGCCGCGACGAGATGCTGACCGATCCGGACTGGGCGTTCGGCATCGGCCTGAAGTACACCTTCCTGTCGCCGAACTCGCGGCCGGCGCAGATCAGCGCCGCGCGTGCACAGCAGGAACAGGCCGAAGCGGGCCTGCGCGAGGCCGAGAACCAGGTCGCACTGGGCGTGCGCAAGGCCTGGAACGAGCTGGAAACCGCACGCCAGCAGTACGTGCTGCTCGACAGCAGCATCGCCCAGGCACAGGAAAACCTGCGCCTGCAGGAGCTGGCGTTCCGCGAAGGCCAGGCCACCTCGCTGGATGTGATCGACGCGCGGCTCGGCCTCGGCGGCGCCCGCGTCGAGCGCGCACAGGCCGCCTACCAATACGATATTGCGCTGGCACAGTTGCTGGAGGTCAGTGGACAGATGGACCGTTTCGAAGAGTTCCGGCGGCGTGCGGACGAGGTGATCGACCATGAGTGA
- a CDS encoding LysR family transcriptional regulator ArgP, protein MDLVHPQLAAFAAVLEEGSFDAAARRLSISPSALSQRIKALEDRLGQVLVVRQAPCRPTAAGEALLRRVRPMQALEAEALAELLPERGSDAARTPIPLAVNDDSLDTWFVPAIAELHQHHGYLFDLRMDDQDHTLQLLRDGSVLGAVTAESQPVKGCNVHPLGAMRYHAIASPGFARQYFRDGMQATALARAPMLVFNRKDELQWRFVRRLTRARLQPPLHYLPSSTGFVEAAACGLGWGMAPETLVAPAVRAGRVVVLEPRRWLDVPLYWQHAAVRSSTLQHITQALRTAASGTLR, encoded by the coding sequence ATGGATCTGGTACATCCGCAACTGGCCGCGTTTGCTGCGGTGCTGGAAGAAGGCAGCTTCGACGCCGCGGCACGCCGCCTGTCGATCAGCCCGTCGGCCCTGTCGCAACGGATCAAGGCGCTGGAGGACAGGCTCGGCCAGGTACTGGTGGTACGTCAGGCACCGTGCCGGCCCACCGCCGCAGGCGAAGCGCTGCTGCGCCGGGTCCGGCCGATGCAGGCGCTGGAGGCCGAGGCATTGGCCGAACTGCTGCCCGAACGCGGCAGCGATGCCGCGCGCACGCCGATCCCGTTGGCGGTCAACGATGACTCGCTCGATACCTGGTTCGTACCGGCCATCGCCGAACTGCACCAGCACCATGGCTACCTGTTCGACCTGCGCATGGATGACCAGGACCATACCCTGCAGCTGCTGCGCGATGGCAGCGTGCTCGGCGCGGTCACTGCCGAAAGCCAACCGGTGAAGGGCTGCAACGTGCATCCGCTCGGCGCCATGCGTTACCACGCCATCGCCTCGCCCGGCTTCGCCCGCCAGTACTTCCGCGACGGCATGCAGGCCACGGCCCTGGCGCGCGCACCGATGCTGGTGTTCAACCGCAAGGATGAACTGCAGTGGCGCTTCGTGCGGCGGCTGACCCGCGCGCGACTGCAGCCGCCGCTACACTACCTGCCCTCCTCCACCGGTTTCGTCGAAGCCGCCGCGTGCGGACTCGGCTGGGGCATGGCCCCGGAAACCCTGGTCGCGCCCGCCGTGCGCGCCGGCCGCGTGGTGGTACTGGAACCCCGCCGCTGGCTCGACGTGCCGCTGTACTGGCAGCATGCTGCCGTGCGTTCAAGCACGCTGCAGCACATCACCCAGGCGCTGCGCACTGCAGCCAGCGGCACCCTTCGTTGA
- a CDS encoding LysE/ArgO family amino acid transporter, with amino-acid sequence MWIAATAAGLFAGAGLIIAIGAQNAFVLRQGLQQRHVGRVVLACAGADIVLILAGVGGMGALVLQWPLLLQVLRFGGAGFLLWYGLQAGLRAWRGGSALAAAEAQGGSGRQVLLTCLAFTLLNPHVYLDTVVLLGSLSTRYPGDLRWAFAAGACAASVAWFCTLGYGARLLQPVFRRPGAWRVLDAGVAIFMFCLATLLLLRPLSP; translated from the coding sequence ATGTGGATCGCCGCTACCGCCGCCGGCCTGTTCGCAGGTGCCGGCCTGATCATCGCCATCGGCGCGCAGAACGCCTTCGTGCTGCGCCAGGGCCTGCAGCAGCGCCATGTGGGCAGGGTGGTGCTGGCCTGTGCCGGCGCGGACATCGTGCTGATCCTGGCCGGCGTCGGTGGCATGGGCGCGCTGGTGCTGCAGTGGCCGCTGCTGCTGCAGGTGCTGCGCTTCGGTGGTGCGGGTTTCCTGCTCTGGTATGGCCTGCAGGCGGGGCTGCGCGCATGGCGCGGTGGCAGTGCGCTGGCCGCCGCCGAGGCGCAGGGCGGCAGCGGACGGCAGGTACTGCTGACCTGCCTGGCCTTCACCCTGCTCAACCCGCACGTCTATCTGGATACCGTGGTGCTGCTGGGCAGCCTGTCCACGCGCTACCCGGGCGATCTGCGCTGGGCCTTCGCCGCCGGTGCCTGCGCCGCCAGCGTGGCCTGGTTCTGCACGCTGGGCTATGGCGCGCGCCTGTTGCAGCCGGTGTTCCGCAGGCCGGGCGCCTGGCGTGTGCTGGATGCAGGCGTGGCGATCTTCATGTTCTGCCTGGCGACGTTGTTGCTGCTGCGTCCTTTATCGCCATGA